One Brassica napus cultivar Da-Ae chromosome C4, Da-Ae, whole genome shotgun sequence genomic region harbors:
- the LOC106392108 gene encoding E3 ubiquitin-protein ligase WAVH1-like, which yields MISGWRRAFCTSLPKERHDDDSNGVLDSPEDQRFRHKPSYKFGFFSTPTTPRSVSGTYSLRCRTSTATAVAVATATPSPSLPSTPKLTCRTTTAESTPATTPTRNSSLVSSPASFALLKSKLRFNKAKSSNKCGICSQSVKPGQGTAIFTAECSHTFHFPCVTSRAAADHNRLVTCPVCGSSLLPETRNYGKPGSQTGQETSRLRVYNDDEPLISSPMSPAGFHTILESDENEDGEFTGFSVSTPSPLTAKLLTDDSLRNVEVKLSPESAIVAAVKGYETYSVVMKVKSPPFTTARRLPVDLVIVLDLAGRLESLKRTMKLLISNLRETDRLSIVAFSSSSKRLLPLRRMTANGRRSARRIVDIISVSGAGVACNGGGMSANDALKKAVKVLEDRRQQNPFAAIFVLTDRQAHQAQLAHSKIPVVWLGAWDHAVSEDAFARSINGYLSLSVQDLGLSLGLVSGSGQGEITAVYSLSGRPAWLGTGSVRLGDMYAGEERALLVEIKAPVSSSITSRSHRILTVRSRYVDPTTQEIRNPEDRALLIPYPVTVRSSSNPNIARLRNFHVSSRAVAESRRLIERNNYSGAERLLTSARALLVQYGLNSSDMCLRGLDAELADLNGVRGRQLTSSLESLEPLTPTSAWKAAERLAKVAKMRKHMNRVSDLHGFENARF from the coding sequence ATGATAAGCGGCTGGAGAAGAGCCTTTTGCACTTCCTTACCCAAAGAGAGACACGACGACGACAGCAACGGTGTTCTTGATTCACCAGAGGATCAACGTTTCCGACACAAACCCTCTTACAAGTTCGGTTTTTTCTCAACTCCAACCACCCCTCGTTCTGTTTCCGGCACATACAGCCTCCGTTGCCGGACTTCTACAGCCACCGCCGTCGCCGTCGCCACCGCTACaccttctccatctcttccctCAACTCCAAAGCTAACGTGCAGAACAACCACCGCCGAATCAACTCCAGCCACAACTCCGACGAGAAACAGTAGCCTCGTTTCTTCTCCGGCGAGCTTCGCCCTCCTCAAATCCAAACTCCGATTCAACAAGGCGAAGAGTAGCAACAAATGTGGAATCTGCTCACAGAGCGTGAAACCGGGTCAAGGCACGGCGATTTTCACGGCGGAGTGCTCACACACGTTTCATTTCCCCTGCGTGACGTCACGTGCCGCAGCCGATCATAACCGGCTCGTCACGTGTCCGGTTTGCGGATCTTCGCTGTTGCCTGAAACTCGGAATTACGGTAAACCGGGTTCTCAAACCGGACAAGAGACCAGCCGGTTAAGAGTTTACAACGACGACGAGCCTTTAATCTCATCTCCCATGTCTCCCGCCGGTTTCCACACGATACTCGAATCCGACGAAAacgaagacggcgagttcactGGATTCTCCGTTAGTACACCGTCACCTTTAACGGCGAAGCTATTAACGGATGATTCTTTAAGAAACGTGGAGGTTAAGCTCTCGCCGGAATCTGCGATCGTTGCGGCGGTGAAAGGTTACGAGACTTACTCCGTCGTCATGAAGGTGAAATCACCACCTTTTACGACGGCGCGTAGGTTACCGGTGGATTTGGTTATCGTTTTGGACTTGGCCGGGAGGTTAGAATCGCTGAAGCGAACGATGAAGCTCCTGATTTCGAATCTTAGGGAGACGGATCGTTTATCGATCGTCGCGTTTTCGTCGAGCTCGAAACGGTTGTTGCCGTTACGGAGGATGACGGCGAACGGGAGGAGATCAGCAAGAAGAATCGTGGATATCATATCCGTCTCCGGCGCCGGAGTCGCTTGTAACGGCGGAGGAATGAGCGCTAACGACGCGTTGAAGAAGGCGGTGAAGGTGTTAGAGGATCGCCGGCAGCAAAACCCTTTCGCCGCCATCTTCGTTTTAACGGACCGTCAAGCCCATCAAGCCCAGTTAGCCCATTCTAAAATCCCCGTCGTGTGGCTAGGCGCGTGGGATCACGCGGTTTCAGAGGACGCCTTTGCGAGAAGTATCAACGGTTATCTGAGTTTGTCTGTTCAGGATCTCGGTTTAAGCCTCGGGTTGGTTTCTGGGTCGGGTCAGGGAGAGATTACTGCCGTCTACTCTCTTTCGGGTCGACCCGCTTGGCTTGGAACCGGTTCGGTCCGGTTAGGTGATATGTACGCTGGAGAAGAGAGAGCGTTGCTCGTGGAAATCAAAGCGCCGGTTAGTTCTTCCATCACGAGTAGGTCCCACAGAATCCTGACCGTTCGATCTCGTTACGTGGACCCCACAACTCAAGAAATAAGAAACCCGGAAGATCGGGCGCTTCTGATTCCTTATCCCGTAACCGTACGATCATCATCCAATCCGAACATCGCAAGGCTCAGAAACTTCCACGTCAGCAGTCGAGCCGTTGCGGAGTCTCGGCGGCTTATAGAGCGCAATAATTACTCCGGAGCTGAGAGATTGCTGACGTCAGCTCGAGCCTTGCTGGTGCAGTACGGCTTGAACTCGAGTGATATGTGCTTACGTGGCTTAGACGCTGAGCTTGCGGATCTTAACGGTGTGAGAGGAAGACAGTTGACGTCATCATTGGAGAGTTTGGAGCCGCTTACTCCAACGTCGGCTTGGAAAGCAGCGGAGAGATTGGCTAAAGTGGCGAAGATGAGGAAACATATGAACAGAGTCAGTGACTTGCATGGGTTCGAGAACGCCAGATTTtag